In a genomic window of Thermosynechococcus sp. CL-1:
- the tsaB gene encoding tRNA (adenosine(37)-N6)-threonylcarbamoyltransferase complex dimerization subunit type 1 TsaB — MAGLYDLEADQLLEVKTWPLGRELASQLHPCLGELMGRYTWGELGAIAIGCGPGSFTGTRLGVVTARILAQQLEVPLLGLSSLGTMAWHYRDELIEQDGVVSRRAQQGHQYLGIYRYQGGSLNSLWGDRLLADHEAATLLATWPHPYKPLSPPNPTDYGRALLTWAAQQWHDTLRAGEKLPHWSSVVPLYGK; from the coding sequence GTGGCCGGTCTCTATGATTTAGAGGCAGATCAACTGCTAGAGGTGAAAACATGGCCCTTGGGTCGAGAACTGGCCAGCCAACTTCACCCTTGCCTTGGGGAACTGATGGGTCGCTACACTTGGGGTGAACTAGGGGCGATCGCTATTGGCTGTGGCCCGGGCAGCTTTACGGGAACGCGCTTGGGGGTCGTGACTGCCCGCATCCTAGCCCAGCAACTGGAAGTTCCCCTTTTGGGTCTGTCTAGCCTTGGCACAATGGCGTGGCACTATCGTGATGAACTCATAGAACAGGATGGGGTGGTGTCGCGTCGTGCCCAGCAGGGGCATCAGTACCTTGGCATTTACCGTTATCAGGGGGGAAGTCTTAATTCTCTTTGGGGCGATCGCCTGCTGGCCGACCACGAAGCAGCAACACTTTTAGCTACTTGGCCTCACCCCTACAAACCCCTGAGTCCCCCCAACCCCACTGACTATGGCCGCGCTCTGCTCACATGGGCAGCCCAACAGTGGCACGATACACTAAGGGCAGGGGAAAAACTCCCCCATTGGTCAAGCGTGGTGCCCCTCTATGGCAAATAA
- a CDS encoding glycosyltransferase — protein MMVVLLLLSLLSITGSLFYIVAAALTYQFFTTQRTTRLESLPAVSILVPVCGLEARAWQNWSSLCEQDYPLYEVLFGVQDPSDPAIPLLKAICQTYPHRARWYLCQRICGLNRKASNVAQLFTHARYGVIVETDSDVQVRPHYLATLVQPLADPQVGVVTCGYIDHHPRRLGAAFLAMGRCLDFIPSVLVARCLDRGLRFAIGPTVLLRREVLEKIGGFEIALNRIGEDYQLGYAAWRAGYRVELSSYILDNDCADESFLKAVQRELRWSRSIRANRGNQYFGMVLMFGTVYSALLWGLFPTPWTLSVFLGVQGLRWLQAIMSMVLMGTPRLLLWLWLLPLRDVMSFLIWLGGCFGNRIYWRGRWLRVYRHGQLQEIVKDSQES, from the coding sequence ATGATGGTTGTCCTCCTTCTCCTGAGCCTGCTGAGTATCACGGGAAGCCTGTTCTACATTGTTGCCGCTGCCCTCACCTATCAATTTTTCACCACCCAGCGGACGACTCGCCTAGAGTCCTTACCGGCGGTCTCGATCTTGGTTCCTGTCTGCGGCTTAGAAGCAAGGGCTTGGCAAAACTGGTCTTCACTGTGCGAGCAAGATTACCCCCTCTATGAAGTCCTCTTTGGGGTTCAAGACCCCAGTGATCCAGCCATACCGCTGTTAAAGGCCATTTGCCAGACCTATCCCCACCGGGCTCGCTGGTATCTTTGTCAGCGGATTTGCGGGCTGAACCGTAAGGCCAGCAATGTCGCCCAATTGTTTACCCATGCGCGCTATGGGGTAATTGTTGAAACCGATAGTGATGTGCAAGTTAGACCCCATTACTTAGCCACTTTGGTGCAACCCTTGGCGGATCCCCAAGTGGGGGTCGTTACCTGTGGTTACATTGATCACCATCCCCGCCGCTTAGGAGCTGCGTTTCTGGCCATGGGGCGATGCCTTGACTTTATCCCCAGTGTGCTTGTTGCCCGCTGCCTTGATCGGGGACTGCGTTTTGCCATTGGGCCAACCGTGCTGCTGCGGCGGGAAGTCCTAGAAAAAATTGGTGGCTTTGAGATTGCGCTCAATCGCATTGGTGAGGACTACCAACTGGGGTATGCAGCGTGGCGTGCTGGGTATCGCGTGGAGTTATCGTCCTATATTCTTGACAATGACTGCGCTGATGAGTCCTTTTTGAAGGCGGTGCAACGGGAACTGCGCTGGTCTCGCAGTATTCGTGCCAATCGCGGCAATCAGTATTTTGGCATGGTGTTGATGTTTGGCACCGTCTATAGTGCCCTGCTGTGGGGACTGTTTCCAACCCCATGGACCCTCAGCGTCTTTCTGGGGGTTCAGGGCCTTCGCTGGTTGCAGGCGATCATGAGCATGGTCTTGATGGGCACCCCTCGGCTGCTGTTGTGGCTCTGGCTATTGCCCCTGCGGGATGTGATGAGCTTCCTGATTTGGCTGGGGGGCTGTTTTGGCAATCGCATCTACTGGCGCGGTCGCTGGTTGCGGGTCTATCGCCACGGTCAATTGCAAGAAATTGTTAAGGATTCTCAAGAGTCGTAA
- a CDS encoding DUF928 domain-containing protein: MAIQFGIRPIAVPLSLAVVMIGAIAHASWASYRPPANIGRPGNREGAATRIARPMLLRESTGGIESCLTEPKQTVVALVPKDNNGLSSTPTPTLYSFIPANKGATLTLTLRDPQGTEVYRQERPAPTEAGIIGWPVENVALKNGVDYQWQLTLTCTNGTTAVKTVSWFRPMPLSPSQQQRIVQAKDVADAFAMAGYWYDTLNQLAKQRLAQPRNAQLQQKWQALLQSPAVQLANVANQPLIPLPPQP; encoded by the coding sequence ATGGCTATTCAATTTGGGATCCGCCCCATTGCCGTTCCCCTAAGTTTGGCAGTGGTCATGATTGGGGCGATCGCCCATGCCTCTTGGGCAAGTTATCGTCCACCCGCTAATATTGGCCGCCCCGGTAACCGTGAGGGAGCTGCAACGCGGATTGCCCGTCCCATGCTACTGCGGGAAAGTACCGGTGGCATCGAAAGCTGTCTAACTGAGCCAAAACAAACTGTGGTTGCCCTTGTGCCCAAGGATAACAATGGCCTTAGCAGCACCCCCACCCCTACCCTCTATAGCTTCATTCCCGCCAACAAGGGCGCAACCCTAACCCTGACGCTGCGGGATCCCCAAGGCACAGAAGTCTATCGCCAAGAGCGTCCTGCCCCCACGGAAGCGGGTATTATTGGCTGGCCTGTGGAGAATGTTGCCCTCAAAAATGGGGTGGATTACCAGTGGCAACTCACCCTCACCTGTACCAATGGCACCACAGCCGTCAAAACCGTCAGTTGGTTCCGACCGATGCCCTTATCGCCAAGCCAACAGCAGCGAATCGTGCAAGCTAAGGATGTGGCGGATGCCTTTGCCATGGCGGGCTACTGGTACGACACCCTCAATCAACTGGCCAAACAACGCCTAGCGCAGCCGCGGAATGCCCAGCTCCAGCAAAAATGGCAAGCCCTGTTGCAGTCTCCCGCTGTCCAGTTGGCCAATGTGGCGAATCAACCCCTCATCCCATTACCACCCCAGCCCTAA
- the gmk gene encoding guanylate kinase — protein MTSATPQPGQLIVITGPSGVGKGTLLRQLRQRHPELALSVSATTRPPRPTEVEGVDYYFVSVEEFKGMIAAGQLLEWAEFAGHYYGTPRDPLLQLIAQGKTVILEIELQGARQVRQSYPQARHIFILPPSLAELEHRLRSRGQDSEEAIARRLAQAETEIAAAPEFDVQIVNDDLEKSLIALETAIFSPVP, from the coding sequence ATGACCAGTGCAACGCCCCAGCCCGGACAACTCATTGTGATTACTGGCCCTAGTGGGGTCGGCAAAGGGACGCTCCTACGGCAACTGCGACAGCGACATCCCGAACTGGCACTTTCGGTTTCAGCAACGACCCGTCCGCCACGCCCCACGGAGGTTGAAGGGGTGGATTACTATTTTGTCTCTGTAGAAGAATTCAAGGGAATGATTGCTGCTGGGCAACTCTTGGAATGGGCAGAGTTTGCCGGCCACTACTACGGTACCCCACGCGATCCGTTGCTGCAACTCATTGCCCAAGGAAAAACCGTCATCCTTGAAATTGAACTGCAAGGGGCACGCCAAGTTCGCCAGTCCTATCCTCAAGCGCGTCACATTTTTATTCTGCCGCCATCTTTAGCGGAACTTGAACACCGTCTGCGTAGCCGTGGCCAAGATAGTGAGGAGGCGATCGCCCGCCGTTTAGCTCAAGCGGAAACCGAAATTGCTGCGGCCCCAGAATTTGATGTTCAAATTGTCAATGATGATTTAGAAAAAAGCCTGATTGCTCTCGAAACAGCAATTTTTAGCCCTGTGCCCTAA
- a CDS encoding CIA30 family protein produces MANNWELGRFLDTLRFFQALPFVGTLEPLRPVLSPLLPDLFKPPAYRGSGLVVVMGATGRTGQAVVKTLLAQGYAVRAGVRDRAKAENVLPSDPFLDIVVADVTQPLPADLLQGSRAVINCVGAKVQPNPNAPPPGLEIVGASPEAVEFEGMRHLLERAQPYFQSQPNTYPLFDYRYPTPPLKEVWGALDDVVMGGVSASQFYLKDHSALFTGLVSTENSGGFVSIRTRNLTPALNLQGYTGIQLRVRGDGQRYKFFLRSDPAWDGVGYAMSFDTVADQWITVELPFSHFIPVFRARTATNAPPLNVGQIYSLQLMLSKFEYDGALNPHFRPGTLSLEIESIQAYGGLPLPRMIQVSSAGVTRPQQADLDLKGQPLAVQYNDQLGGILTWKLAAENMLRQSGLPYTIVRPCGLTDQPGGKELRLDQGDRLTGSLSREDLAAFLVSLLNLPVACYRTVEVVATDQAAEAYPNWAARLAQIPSDRP; encoded by the coding sequence ATGGCAAATAACTGGGAACTTGGTCGCTTTCTCGATACACTGCGCTTTTTTCAAGCCCTCCCCTTTGTGGGAACACTGGAGCCCCTCCGCCCTGTGCTGTCACCCCTTTTACCGGATCTCTTTAAGCCGCCCGCCTATCGGGGCAGTGGTCTTGTTGTGGTGATGGGGGCAACGGGTCGAACCGGTCAAGCAGTGGTGAAAACCCTCTTGGCTCAAGGCTATGCGGTGCGGGCAGGGGTGCGCGATCGCGCCAAAGCTGAGAATGTACTTCCCTCAGACCCTTTTTTAGACATTGTCGTTGCCGACGTGACTCAACCCTTGCCTGCCGATCTCTTGCAGGGCAGTCGGGCGGTGATCAACTGTGTTGGGGCAAAGGTACAGCCCAATCCCAACGCGCCACCCCCCGGCCTTGAAATTGTCGGTGCGAGTCCAGAGGCGGTTGAATTTGAGGGCATGCGGCATTTGTTGGAACGTGCCCAACCCTATTTTCAAAGTCAACCCAACACCTATCCCCTCTTTGACTATCGCTATCCCACGCCCCCCCTGAAGGAAGTTTGGGGTGCCCTCGATGATGTGGTCATGGGCGGCGTCAGTGCCAGCCAGTTTTACCTCAAGGATCACAGCGCCCTCTTCACGGGGCTGGTTTCTACGGAAAATTCTGGGGGGTTTGTCTCGATTCGCACCCGCAACCTCACCCCAGCCCTCAATCTCCAAGGCTACACGGGCATTCAACTGCGGGTTCGCGGCGATGGCCAGCGCTATAAATTTTTCCTACGCAGTGACCCCGCTTGGGATGGCGTCGGCTATGCCATGTCCTTTGATACGGTGGCCGATCAGTGGATCACGGTTGAATTGCCCTTTAGCCACTTTATTCCGGTGTTTCGGGCCCGCACTGCCACCAATGCGCCGCCTCTAAATGTGGGGCAAATTTACTCGCTGCAACTGATGCTCAGCAAATTTGAGTATGACGGTGCCCTCAACCCCCACTTCCGCCCCGGCACCCTCAGCCTTGAGATTGAGTCGATTCAAGCCTATGGAGGGTTGCCCTTGCCCCGCATGATTCAGGTGAGTTCTGCGGGGGTGACCCGTCCGCAACAAGCGGATCTTGACCTGAAGGGGCAGCCCTTGGCAGTTCAATACAACGACCAACTGGGGGGCATCCTCACTTGGAAACTGGCGGCAGAAAATATGCTGCGCCAAAGTGGCCTACCCTATACGATTGTCCGCCCCTGTGGTCTGACGGATCAGCCCGGTGGCAAAGAGCTGCGCCTTGATCAGGGCGATCGCCTGACGGGTTCTCTGAGTCGCGAAGATTTAGCGGCGTTTCTGGTCAGCTTACTGAATTTGCCCGTGGCCTGCTATCGCACCGTAGAAGTGGTAGCCACAGATCAAGCCGCCGAGGCCTATCCCAATTGGGCAGCACGCCTTGCCCAAATCCCTAGCGATCGCCCCTAG
- the psb34 gene encoding photosystem II assembly protein Psb34 encodes MRYTTDEGGRLNNFAIEPRVYQAQPWTPQQKVRAALLVVGGLLLVAGLVAIAVGVS; translated from the coding sequence ATGCGCTATACCACCGATGAGGGCGGTCGCCTCAACAACTTTGCTATTGAGCCTAGGGTCTATCAAGCACAGCCTTGGACACCCCAGCAAAAAGTACGGGCAGCCCTGTTGGTTGTGGGCGGATTGCTCTTAGTGGCTGGCTTGGTGGCGATCGCCGTCGGAGTGAGCTAA
- a CDS encoding serine protease, translating into MMNYAGVRGAMLGATGLVAMALPAVGQVQPLSGEQINEIARNITVLIVGKDSHGSGAIISRSGSTYYVLTAKHVVNRKDNYRVIPIDQQAYAVDFSKIKFLPNTDLAIVEFTSEKKDYQVATLTNSDFAKEGSQVFISGWPQPGGSGQLVRQFTDGRISGFLIEPIDGYKMIYTNVTRRGMSGGPVLDSAGRVVGVHGLGDTEDPRSLERQGLSPEAAASIASLIKPGFNYAIPINTFLTGAPAAGVFLSLQVDNQAIASGTAPVVVTAPSQPDSRDRIENINSILNTVNTGVSVIRNIFSF; encoded by the coding sequence ATGATGAACTACGCAGGGGTGAGGGGTGCGATGCTCGGAGCAACGGGGTTAGTGGCAATGGCTTTACCCGCAGTGGGTCAAGTCCAACCCCTGAGTGGTGAGCAAATTAACGAGATTGCCCGCAACATCACAGTCTTGATTGTGGGGAAAGATTCCCACGGTTCTGGTGCCATTATTTCCCGCTCCGGTTCGACCTACTATGTGCTTACGGCAAAGCACGTTGTCAATCGTAAGGATAATTACCGCGTGATTCCCATTGATCAGCAGGCCTACGCCGTTGATTTCAGTAAGATTAAATTTTTGCCGAATACAGATTTAGCTATTGTGGAATTCACAAGCGAGAAAAAAGACTATCAGGTGGCTACGCTGACAAACTCTGACTTTGCCAAGGAAGGGTCGCAGGTCTTTATCTCGGGGTGGCCGCAGCCGGGGGGCAGTGGTCAGTTAGTGCGGCAGTTTACCGATGGCCGTATCTCCGGCTTTTTGATTGAACCCATTGATGGCTATAAAATGATCTACACCAATGTTACCCGTCGCGGCATGAGTGGTGGCCCTGTTTTGGATAGTGCAGGGCGTGTGGTCGGGGTTCATGGTCTCGGTGATACAGAAGACCCCCGCTCCCTTGAGCGCCAAGGCTTGAGTCCAGAGGCGGCAGCGAGCATTGCCAGCTTGATTAAGCCGGGGTTTAATTACGCGATTCCGATTAACACCTTTCTGACGGGTGCGCCAGCGGCGGGTGTGTTTCTCTCTCTGCAAGTAGATAATCAGGCGATCGCCAGTGGCACTGCGCCTGTGGTTGTGACCGCACCGAGTCAACCCGATAGTCGCGATCGCATTGAGAACATCAATTCAATTTTGAATACCGTCAATACGGGTGTCAGCGTCATTCGCAACATCTTTAGTTTTTAG
- a CDS encoding DNA repair exonuclease, translating into MVRFLHVADVHLGFNKYRQENPNRTFDFFTAFDSALQTYAIEAQVDFVLIAGDLFEERLITPGILNQAEYVLDKVRSAGIPVLAIEGNHDNCPYGVKSNWLRYLCEKDYLYLLEPDESGQLQPWDAEAARGGYMDLPCGVRVIGSQWYGASAPRAIQQLASQIQALPPAAGATILLFHHGLEGQVSRYQGALRYNELLPLRQAGVDYLALGHIHRHYAVEDWIFNPGSVEANSIQENQQQNPRGVLLVTLEKGSPQAELKRDYWQRPIHRYTLTLTPSNTVSHVESQLQQLVQRHRSDMAEAIVEVTLKGEVGFERGDLSVRSLQEQLQEAANAFIFRLGFAATPVAYQTYRDATAEPPPRAQIEEQVFTDLLASVAEYRDRAEPLAKVLMHIKEDLLQPNANIPDLYQWLADLSLES; encoded by the coding sequence ATGGTGCGTTTCCTCCATGTTGCCGATGTCCACCTTGGCTTTAATAAGTACCGTCAAGAGAATCCCAATCGCACGTTTGATTTTTTCACCGCCTTTGACAGTGCCCTGCAAACCTACGCCATCGAGGCACAGGTGGATTTTGTCCTGATTGCCGGCGATCTCTTTGAGGAGCGGCTGATTACCCCCGGCATTCTCAATCAAGCGGAATACGTCCTCGACAAGGTGCGATCGGCGGGGATTCCCGTGCTGGCGATCGAGGGCAACCACGATAACTGCCCCTACGGTGTCAAGTCCAACTGGCTCCGCTACCTCTGTGAAAAAGACTATCTCTATCTACTGGAACCTGACGAAAGTGGCCAATTACAGCCGTGGGACGCCGAGGCAGCGCGGGGTGGCTATATGGATCTCCCCTGTGGCGTGCGCGTCATTGGTTCCCAGTGGTATGGTGCCAGTGCCCCCCGTGCCATTCAACAGCTTGCCAGTCAAATTCAGGCACTACCGCCCGCTGCTGGTGCGACGATTTTGCTCTTTCACCACGGCCTTGAGGGGCAAGTCTCCCGTTACCAAGGGGCATTGCGCTACAACGAACTCCTACCCCTGCGCCAAGCGGGTGTAGATTACCTTGCCCTAGGGCATATTCATCGCCATTACGCCGTTGAGGATTGGATCTTTAATCCTGGCTCCGTTGAGGCCAATTCGATTCAGGAAAATCAGCAGCAAAATCCGCGGGGGGTGCTGTTGGTCACCCTTGAGAAGGGGTCACCCCAAGCGGAACTCAAGCGCGACTATTGGCAGCGTCCCATCCATCGCTACACCCTTACCCTCACCCCCAGTAACACCGTGAGCCATGTGGAGAGCCAACTCCAGCAACTGGTGCAGCGGCATCGCTCAGACATGGCAGAGGCGATTGTCGAAGTCACCCTAAAAGGCGAAGTGGGGTTTGAGCGCGGCGATTTATCTGTGCGATCGCTCCAAGAGCAACTGCAAGAGGCAGCCAATGCTTTTATCTTTCGATTGGGGTTTGCCGCAACCCCTGTGGCCTATCAAACCTACCGTGATGCGACGGCTGAACCACCCCCCCGCGCCCAGATCGAAGAACAGGTGTTTACGGATCTGCTGGCCAGTGTTGCTGAGTACCGCGATCGCGCCGAACCCTTGGCCAAGGTGCTGATGCACATCAAAGAAGATCTGCTACAACCCAATGCCAATATTCCTGACCTCTACCAGTGGCTGGCAGACCTCTCCCTAGAAAGTTAG
- a CDS encoding biopolymer transporter ExbD, with translation MAVKIHLPSESENARIEMLPLIDVVFCILTFFILAAVSLTRQQAITLNLPQASTSQAQSQKMLVVSIDPAGQLFVDKDPVNRSELYERLATYLKTNPQGVVILRASQVVSYNEVIQVLDLLRSVGGNRVALATQPVEQPVLRTETRPNPLPSPPANDQPTPSNP, from the coding sequence ATGGCCGTGAAGATTCATTTGCCCAGTGAAAGTGAAAATGCTCGCATTGAAATGCTGCCGCTGATTGATGTGGTCTTTTGTATCCTCACGTTCTTTATTTTGGCGGCGGTGAGTCTGACGCGGCAGCAGGCGATTACCTTGAATCTGCCCCAAGCCAGCACCAGTCAAGCGCAGTCGCAAAAGATGTTGGTGGTGAGCATTGATCCGGCGGGGCAACTCTTTGTGGATAAAGACCCCGTCAACCGCAGTGAACTCTATGAACGCTTGGCCACCTACTTGAAAACGAATCCGCAAGGGGTGGTGATTTTGCGGGCATCCCAGGTGGTGAGCTACAACGAAGTTATTCAAGTTTTGGATCTGCTGCGCTCAGTAGGAGGCAATCGTGTGGCCTTGGCGACTCAACCGGTAGAACAACCGGTGCTGAGGACGGAGACCCGTCCTAACCCTCTCCCCTCGCCACCAGCCAACGATCAACCCACGCCCTCCAATCCATAG
- a CDS encoding zinc-dependent alcohol dehydrogenase family protein: MKAVAITEFGEPDVLVLREMPEPQIQAANEVKIQLRAASVNPIDTKLRQRGTFFPDRRPAILGCDGAGVVVAVGAAVQRFRVGDEVYFCYGGLGDRGGCYAEYTVVPEVAVAHKPKTLSFIQAAALPLAVITAWEALGDRGAVPPLNVLSTAKTVLIHAGAGGVGHLAIQLARRSGATVATTISSAAKARFAERLGATLAINYTTSDWVQAVLDWTGGKGVDFALDTVGSTTFSETFKAVRPYGTLATLLEPAADTPWKIARQRNLLIQLTLMLTPQLMGLSDALAHQGKILEQVATLVDRGELEVVVDKTFPLGAAADAHRYLSQRLVQGKVVLVP; this comes from the coding sequence ATGAAAGCCGTTGCCATCACAGAGTTTGGCGAACCCGATGTTTTAGTGCTGCGGGAGATGCCTGAGCCGCAGATTCAAGCTGCCAATGAGGTGAAAATTCAACTGCGGGCGGCCAGTGTGAACCCCATTGATACGAAGCTGCGACAGCGGGGAACATTTTTTCCCGATCGCCGGCCCGCCATTCTCGGCTGTGATGGGGCAGGGGTGGTCGTGGCTGTGGGTGCAGCGGTGCAGCGGTTTCGCGTAGGGGATGAAGTTTATTTTTGCTATGGGGGCTTGGGCGATCGCGGCGGCTGCTATGCCGAATACACCGTTGTTCCTGAAGTTGCCGTTGCCCACAAGCCCAAAACCCTTTCGTTTATTCAGGCGGCTGCCTTGCCCCTAGCGGTGATTACGGCTTGGGAAGCCTTGGGCGATCGCGGGGCAGTGCCACCTTTGAATGTCCTCTCCACCGCAAAAACCGTTCTCATCCATGCCGGGGCGGGCGGCGTGGGGCATCTCGCCATTCAACTGGCGCGGCGATCGGGGGCAACAGTTGCCACAACGATTAGTTCCGCAGCCAAAGCCCGTTTTGCTGAACGTCTCGGAGCCACCCTTGCCATTAACTACACCACCAGTGATTGGGTACAGGCAGTCTTGGACTGGACAGGGGGCAAAGGAGTTGATTTTGCTCTTGACACCGTCGGCAGCACAACCTTTAGTGAAACCTTCAAAGCGGTGCGTCCCTATGGCACCCTCGCCACCCTCTTGGAACCCGCCGCCGATACGCCGTGGAAAATTGCCCGCCAACGCAACCTCTTGATCCAACTCACACTGATGCTGACGCCGCAACTCATGGGGTTGAGTGATGCCCTTGCCCATCAGGGAAAAATCCTTGAGCAGGTGGCCACCCTTGTGGATCGCGGCGAACTAGAGGTTGTTGTCGATAAAACCTTTCCCCTCGGTGCAGCGGCGGATGCCCATCGCTATCTCAGCCAACGCTTGGTGCAGGGTAAGGTGGTACTCGTCCCATAA
- a CDS encoding ABC transporter ATP-binding protein, translating to MSLLQVSDVYAGYIPDVDILRGVNFRLEAGELVAVIGPNGAGKSTLAKTIAGLLTPRLGTITLAGEDITYLRPNQIVKKGIGYVPQIANVFRTLTVEENLEMGAFTKTGNLKALKERVYDTFPRLAERRQQRAGTLSGGERQMLAMGRAMMLDPQIMVLDEPSAALSPALVNDVFAKIKEINAQGTAIILVEQNARKALAMSDRGYVLEMGKDRYEGLGSELLNDPKVGELYLGIVRAEP from the coding sequence ATGAGCTTGCTCCAAGTGTCTGATGTCTATGCCGGTTATATTCCCGATGTGGATATTTTGCGGGGGGTAAACTTTCGCCTCGAAGCGGGAGAACTGGTAGCGGTGATTGGCCCTAATGGGGCTGGAAAATCAACCTTGGCAAAAACCATCGCTGGGTTGCTGACGCCCCGCCTCGGCACAATTACCCTCGCCGGCGAAGATATTACCTACTTACGTCCCAACCAAATCGTCAAAAAGGGAATTGGCTACGTGCCGCAAATTGCCAATGTCTTTCGTACCCTGACGGTTGAAGAAAATCTGGAGATGGGTGCCTTTACCAAGACAGGCAACCTCAAAGCCCTCAAAGAGCGAGTCTATGACACCTTTCCCCGCTTGGCTGAGCGCCGACAGCAACGGGCCGGTACCCTTTCGGGGGGAGAACGGCAAATGCTGGCCATGGGACGCGCCATGATGTTGGATCCCCAAATTATGGTCTTGGATGAACCCTCCGCTGCTCTCTCCCCAGCCCTCGTCAATGATGTCTTTGCCAAAATCAAGGAAATTAATGCCCAAGGGACGGCCATTATTTTGGTGGAGCAAAATGCACGGAAAGCTCTTGCCATGAGCGATCGCGGGTATGTCTTGGAAATGGGCAAAGATCGCTATGAGGGATTGGGCAGCGAATTACTCAATGACCCTAAAGTGGGGGAACTCTACCTCGGAATTGTGCGGGCAGAGCCTTAG
- the era gene encoding GTPase Era, translating into MEPISSIPVAPEGFRSGFVALVGRPNVGKSTLFNHLLGQKVAITSPVAQTTRNRLRGILTTATAQLIFVDTPGIHKPHHRLGEVLVHNAKGVLNRVDAIVFVVDAASPPGGGDRYVADLLTTTQSPVLVAINKIDLLPEGERPQRQQDYQTLGPWPTYPCSALTGEGVGLLQSAIAAQLPLGPYYYPPEMVTDQPERFIMAELIREQILHHTREEVPHSVAVTIEQVQQDRKLTRVHAVIYVERPTQKAIIIGQGGQLLKQMGTAARQEIETLIGGKIYLELFVKVRPRWRQDRLRLAELGYRIEKD; encoded by the coding sequence GTGGAACCCATTTCCAGTATTCCTGTTGCCCCAGAGGGCTTTCGCTCTGGCTTTGTCGCCTTAGTGGGTCGTCCCAATGTAGGCAAGTCTACCCTCTTTAACCATCTCTTGGGTCAGAAGGTGGCCATTACCTCACCGGTGGCGCAAACCACGCGCAATCGCTTGCGGGGCATCCTGACCACGGCAACGGCGCAATTGATCTTTGTGGATACACCGGGTATCCATAAGCCCCACCATCGGCTCGGAGAAGTGCTGGTGCATAATGCCAAGGGCGTTCTCAATCGGGTAGATGCGATTGTCTTTGTGGTGGATGCTGCCAGTCCTCCCGGTGGAGGCGATCGCTACGTAGCGGATCTCCTGACCACAACCCAATCTCCTGTGCTGGTGGCCATCAATAAAATTGACCTGCTGCCAGAAGGGGAGCGTCCACAGCGGCAACAGGATTATCAAACCCTTGGCCCTTGGCCAACCTATCCCTGCTCGGCGCTCACGGGAGAGGGAGTGGGTTTGCTGCAATCGGCGATCGCAGCGCAGTTGCCCCTTGGCCCCTATTACTATCCGCCAGAGATGGTCACCGATCAGCCAGAGCGCTTCATCATGGCGGAATTGATCCGTGAGCAAATTTTGCACCACACCCGCGAGGAAGTCCCCCATTCGGTGGCCGTGACCATTGAACAGGTGCAGCAGGATCGCAAGCTCACCCGTGTCCACGCCGTGATTTATGTGGAGCGTCCAACGCAAAAGGCGATTATTATTGGCCAAGGAGGTCAGTTGCTCAAACAAATGGGCACCGCTGCCCGCCAAGAAATTGAAACCCTCATTGGGGGCAAGATTTACTTAGAACTGTTTGTCAAGGTACGCCCCCGCTGGCGACAGGATCGGTTGCGCTTGGCGGAGTTGGGCTATCGCATTGAGAAGGATTAA